The genomic region TCATCGCCGCGATCGTCGGCTTCCCGGCCGGATACATGCTGTGGACCTCGACCCGTGATCTGAGCGCGTACGGAACCGATCGCGGCCCCGCGGGCTGGGCCAACTTCCGGAAGTTGTTCGCGCTGGAGGAATTACCGCGCATCCTGCTGCACACCCTGGCGTGGACGGTGGCGGTCGTGGTGATCACGCTGGCGCTGTCGGCGGCGCTGGCGCAGTTCCTGAACAAGGACTTTCCCGGCCGGACCGCGGTGCGGCTGGCGATCCTGGTGCCGTGGGCGGCCTCGGTGGTGATGACCACCACGGTGTTCGACTATCTGCTGGATCCCGACGTCGGCCTCGCCAACCGGTTCCTCGTGGATATCGGTGTGCTGCATCGGGGTTTCGGATTCACCAAGGAGGCGGGCCCGGCCTTCCTGGTGGCGATCGGGGTCGCGGCGTTCGTCTCGATCCCGTTCACCACCTACACGATTCTGGCCGGGCTGCAGGCGATTCCGGCCGAGATGGACGAGGCGGGCCGGGTCGACGGCGCGAGCCCGTGGCAGCGCTATCGGTATCTCACACTGCCGCAACTGCGTTCGGCGATGGCGGTGGCGACGGTGATCAATCTGATCAACGCGTTCAATTCGCTGCCGATCCTGCAGGTGCTCACCGGCAGCATCGCGGGTTTCGACGCCGACACCACGACCACGTTGACGTTCAAGCTGATCCGGCAGAATCAGCAGCTCGCCACCGCCGCCGCGATGAGCGTGCTGAACTTCGTGCTGATCGCGGTGATCATCGCGATCTACGTGAAGGTGATCCGGCCGGCGGGGGAGGAGGCGCGGTGACCGCGCGCGGAAATCGGCGGCGCCGCAGGCGCTGGGATCTGACCGCGGCCGGGGCGGTGCTGGCCGTGCTGTTTCTGCTGCCGTACCTGGTCATGCTGCTCGGATCGCTGAAACCGCGCGCGGAGATCCTGCGTATCCCGCCGACCTATCTGCCGCAGCAGTGGCGTCCGGACAACTACGTCACGGTCTGGCACACCTCGGAGACCCCGCTGCCGTTCAATCTGGTCAGCACCCTGGTGATCGCGGTCGGCGGCACGCTGCTGGTCCTGGTCGCGGCGGTCCCGGCGGCGTATCACACCGCGCGGCGGCGGTTCCCGGGGAAGGCGGCATTCCTGGGACTGGTGCTGGTGACCCAGATGTTGCAGCCGACGGTGCTGGTCACCGGGCTGTTGCGGGAGTTCTTCACCCTCGGCATCAATGACACCTGGCTGGCGATGATCCTGGTGGACGGCGCGTTCAATCTGTCGTTCGCGGTCTGGATCCTGCACAGCTTCTTCCGTGGCGTGCCGGTGGAACTGGAGGAGGCGGCCGCCCTGGACGGGCTGAACCGGTGGCAGATCCTCACCCGGGTGAGCCTGCCGCTGGTGTGGCCGGGCATCGTCACGGCCACCATCTTCGCCTTCGTCTCCTGCTGGAACGAGTTCGCGGCCAGCCTGGTGATCCTGACCACGCCGGAGAATCAGCCGTTGTCGGTGGCCCTGACCAAGTTCATCGGGCAGTACGACACGGCTTGGCAATACGTCTTCGCGATCTCTACCGTCGGCATCGTGCCCGTCGTCATCCTGTTCGCCCTGATCGAGAAGCGCCTGGTGGCCGGACTGACCGCCGGTAGCGTGAAATGACCGCGCCCGCCGACCGGCCGCAACGATGGAATCGCCTGCTGGAACTGCTCGCCGAGCTGGGCCGGTTGTCGGTGGAGGATGCGGCGGGCCGGCTCGGTGTCTCGCCCGCCACCATCCGCCGGGACTTCACCGCGCTGGCCGATCAGCAACTGGCCACCCGCACCCACGGCGGCATCGTCGCCACGGCCGTCGCCTACGATCTGCCGGCCCGCTACCGCGGCAGCGGTGACGAGGCGAAACAGCGGGTGGCCGAATATGCCGCGGCGCTGGTGGAACCGACGGTGGTGGGGCTCAACGGCGGTACCACCACCACCGCGGTGGCGCGGGCGCTGGCCGGGCGGCCGGATCTGCCGACCTCCGCCGATCACCAGCCGACGATCGTGACGAATGCGCTCAACATCGCCGGGGAAATGGTGTTGCGGCCGCATCTGCGCACGATATGTCTCGGTGGAATGGCGCGCAGGGAATCATACGAATTGCATGGTCCGCTCGCGGAACGCGCATTGGCCGAATTGCGTTTGGACACCCTCGTACTCGGCGTCGATGCAATCTCCGCGGTGGGGGGTGCGCAATGCCGCCATCTGGGTGAGGCCGGCGTGAACGCGGAAATGGTCCGGCGCGCGAATCGGGTGATCGTGGCGGCCACCGCCGACAAACTCGCGCGCACCGCGCTGGCCCGGATCTGCCCGATCGAGGACATAGATGTGCTGGTCATCGACACCGCGGCGGATCCGGTGGCGATCGCGGACATCCGTGCGGCCGGGGTGCGCGTGGATCTGGTGTGACCCGCCCGCGTGCCGACCGGTCGGCCGAGGAATCTGGTCCGCGATATTCGGCGATATTGCGAAGATGATGCGACTCTTGTGAATTCCGGCCGAACCCGGAGATCTCGGCGCTCCCTGGTTTACCGTGAATATCGGAGTCGCTGCGGAGTCACCGCGGACTCCTGTCGAATTCGCGCAGGCGTTCGGCAGTGCAACGAAAGGAAATACCCGCCATGCTGTTTCACGGTTTCCCGCATGCCCCGTTCTTCCTGCCCGGTCACTGGTGGTGGCGGCCCTGGTTGCCGCTGACCGGTAGTTGGTGGTGATCGTTTCCCGATCGGCTGGGGGATCGGGTCGAGCGACCTCCGATTCCGCTGTGAAGATCGCCGAATTCCTGTGAATTTCACACGACGGTGGACCTTTTCGGGGCGCCTCGTTACCGTGAATTGCGGAGCCGCGAACGGAG from Nocardia sp. BMG111209 harbors:
- a CDS encoding carbohydrate ABC transporter permease, which produces MTARGNRRRRRRWDLTAAGAVLAVLFLLPYLVMLLGSLKPRAEILRIPPTYLPQQWRPDNYVTVWHTSETPLPFNLVSTLVIAVGGTLLVLVAAVPAAYHTARRRFPGKAAFLGLVLVTQMLQPTVLVTGLLREFFTLGINDTWLAMILVDGAFNLSFAVWILHSFFRGVPVELEEAAALDGLNRWQILTRVSLPLVWPGIVTATIFAFVSCWNEFAASLVILTTPENQPLSVALTKFIGQYDTAWQYVFAISTVGIVPVVILFALIEKRLVAGLTAGSVK
- a CDS encoding carbohydrate ABC transporter permease; translated protein: MSRTPSRAAAALRALPWIGPVLVLIAAIVGFPAGYMLWTSTRDLSAYGTDRGPAGWANFRKLFALEELPRILLHTLAWTVAVVVITLALSAALAQFLNKDFPGRTAVRLAILVPWAASVVMTTTVFDYLLDPDVGLANRFLVDIGVLHRGFGFTKEAGPAFLVAIGVAAFVSIPFTTYTILAGLQAIPAEMDEAGRVDGASPWQRYRYLTLPQLRSAMAVATVINLINAFNSLPILQVLTGSIAGFDADTTTTLTFKLIRQNQQLATAAAMSVLNFVLIAVIIAIYVKVIRPAGEEAR
- a CDS encoding DeoR/GlpR family DNA-binding transcription regulator: MTAPADRPQRWNRLLELLAELGRLSVEDAAGRLGVSPATIRRDFTALADQQLATRTHGGIVATAVAYDLPARYRGSGDEAKQRVAEYAAALVEPTVVGLNGGTTTTAVARALAGRPDLPTSADHQPTIVTNALNIAGEMVLRPHLRTICLGGMARRESYELHGPLAERALAELRLDTLVLGVDAISAVGGAQCRHLGEAGVNAEMVRRANRVIVAATADKLARTALARICPIEDIDVLVIDTAADPVAIADIRAAGVRVDLV